In Candidatus Flexicrinis affinis, the following are encoded in one genomic region:
- a CDS encoding ABC transporter permease gives MNINKILLIARREFIHNVRRPAFLFAVFGTPLIVAISLVLSIGLTSNENDISAFTPVGVVDASDAQILAARLTLEDNPDTFVYLDDRTTADQGMENGTIKSFIEVTPLYMQTGRINLYTRLNAPDALYDAVDSLMLAHLTAGVTNPTALSLVRQAPDFNVTVLDGNRTFSRDSIFFVSFLPIIFGFFLVLSSVTTSSFLMSGLVEEKTNRIMEILVTSVKPMELLVGKLIGMCVLGLLQVVTLLVAAYVGISIANQQNILSGFELPPDLAVLALVYYFLSYVLLAAISICIGAIVGSEQESRQLSAIIILPVMIPYLAFFTFLMDPNGALPVALSLIPVTAPMAVLMRVGITTVPLWQILVSIAGLIVVNAFVLWLSARMFRWGVLSTNKMPNLRRIVQIILGRAPAPAPSQPKAEVA, from the coding sequence GTGAACATCAATAAGATCCTGCTGATCGCGCGGCGCGAGTTCATCCACAACGTACGCCGGCCAGCGTTCCTATTCGCTGTGTTCGGGACGCCACTGATCGTCGCGATCTCGTTGGTTCTCAGCATTGGTCTGACCAGCAACGAGAACGACATCTCGGCCTTCACGCCCGTTGGCGTCGTGGACGCGTCCGACGCGCAGATCCTTGCCGCGCGCCTGACGCTCGAAGACAACCCGGACACGTTCGTGTATCTGGATGACCGCACCACCGCCGATCAAGGCATGGAAAACGGCACGATCAAGTCGTTCATCGAAGTCACGCCGCTGTACATGCAGACCGGGCGAATCAACCTGTACACACGTCTCAACGCGCCGGATGCGCTGTACGACGCCGTCGACTCGCTGATGCTTGCGCATTTGACCGCCGGTGTGACGAATCCGACCGCCTTGAGCCTCGTGCGTCAGGCTCCCGACTTCAACGTCACGGTGCTGGACGGTAATCGCACCTTTAGCCGCGACAGCATATTCTTCGTCTCGTTCCTGCCGATCATCTTCGGCTTCTTCCTCGTCCTGTCGTCGGTCACGACCAGCAGCTTCTTGATGAGTGGGCTGGTTGAGGAGAAGACGAACCGGATCATGGAGATTCTGGTGACGTCGGTGAAACCGATGGAACTGCTGGTCGGCAAGCTGATCGGAATGTGCGTGCTGGGCCTGCTGCAAGTCGTAACGCTGCTGGTGGCCGCTTACGTGGGTATCAGCATCGCCAACCAGCAGAACATACTCAGCGGCTTCGAACTGCCGCCCGACTTGGCTGTGTTGGCGCTGGTGTACTACTTCCTCTCGTACGTGCTGCTGGCCGCTATCAGCATCTGCATCGGCGCGATTGTCGGCTCGGAACAGGAGTCGCGTCAGTTGTCGGCCATCATCATCCTACCGGTGATGATCCCGTACTTGGCGTTCTTCACGTTCCTGATGGATCCCAACGGGGCGCTGCCGGTGGCACTGTCGTTGATCCCGGTCACCGCGCCTATGGCCGTGCTGATGCGCGTCGGCATCACGACTGTTCCGCTGTGGCAGATTCTCGTGAGCATCGCCGGCTTGATCGTCGTTAACGCGTTCGTGTTGTGGCTCTCGGCACGTATGTTCCGCTGGGGCGTGCTCAGCACCAACAAGATGCCGAACTTGCGTCGAATCGTTCAAATCATCCTCGGTCGCGCTCCCGCGCCTGCACCGAGCCAGCCGAAAGCGGAGGTCGCCTAG
- a CDS encoding ABC transporter permease, with amino-acid sequence MTNIFRVMRYEMWRTLRRKGFLFSTFGLPLILFALSQFWQFLAPTPADIVRQTQQIAAQFDGPERVAVVDLSGQLSDVQIDEVTYIATEEEARAALDAGEFDTVYIVPADYAETGMARQIIPTISLDGISAGPLRSLAVLELQGELDPAVIDRIRQPSVITQINLTELENGGSNAQSDLSAEEREEANFAVIYVFAMLFIITIFTGSGYLMQSVIEEKETRVIEVLITSVRASQLLAGKVLAQAVMALMQIAVWIGMGLILFMLQGDFLRQNLGFLAGIVIPVEALPILLVYFFLGYFMLAAFFGMVGALSNSATEGPQLASVIIIPVMIPLFAAPAFLADPNSAVAVICSLFPITAPLGMPMRMLLTNVPFLEVVLSIGLLVVSLVGIYWLAGRFFRVQTLLAGRTPKLREIPRLVFGRA; translated from the coding sequence ATGACCAACATCTTCCGTGTCATGCGTTACGAGATGTGGCGCACGCTGCGCCGCAAGGGCTTTCTATTCAGCACGTTCGGCCTGCCGCTGATCCTGTTTGCGCTCTCGCAATTCTGGCAGTTTCTCGCCCCGACACCGGCGGATATCGTGCGCCAGACCCAGCAGATCGCTGCTCAGTTTGACGGTCCGGAGCGTGTTGCTGTCGTCGACCTCAGCGGGCAGCTCAGCGATGTCCAGATCGACGAGGTGACGTACATCGCCACCGAAGAAGAAGCCCGGGCCGCGCTGGATGCCGGCGAATTCGATACCGTGTACATCGTGCCGGCAGACTATGCGGAAACCGGCATGGCGCGCCAGATCATCCCGACCATCTCGCTGGACGGAATCAGTGCCGGGCCGCTGCGCTCGTTGGCGGTGCTGGAACTGCAAGGCGAGCTTGATCCCGCCGTAATCGACCGCATACGTCAGCCGAGCGTCATCACGCAGATTAACCTCACCGAACTCGAGAACGGCGGCAGCAACGCACAGTCGGACTTGTCGGCCGAAGAACGTGAAGAAGCGAACTTCGCGGTGATCTACGTATTCGCCATGCTGTTCATCATCACGATCTTTACCGGCAGCGGTTACCTGATGCAGAGCGTCATCGAGGAGAAGGAGACGCGCGTCATCGAGGTGCTGATCACGTCCGTACGCGCCAGTCAGCTGCTCGCCGGCAAGGTGCTCGCACAGGCGGTCATGGCGCTGATGCAAATCGCTGTCTGGATCGGAATGGGCCTCATCCTGTTCATGCTGCAGGGCGACTTCCTGCGTCAGAACCTAGGGTTCCTCGCCGGAATCGTGATCCCTGTCGAAGCACTTCCGATTCTGCTGGTGTACTTCTTCCTCGGGTACTTCATGCTCGCGGCGTTCTTCGGCATGGTCGGTGCCTTGAGCAACTCGGCCACGGAAGGTCCGCAGCTCGCGTCGGTCATCATTATCCCGGTGATGATCCCCCTGTTTGCGGCGCCGGCGTTCCTCGCCGACCCGAACAGCGCTGTAGCGGTGATCTGCAGCTTGTTCCCGATCACCGCGCCGCTGGGGATGCCGATGCGCATGCTGCTCACCAACGTCCCGTTCTTGGAAGTTGTGCTGAGTATTGGCCTGCTCGTCGTCTCGCTGGTTGGGATTTACTGGCTGGCCGGGCGCTTCTTCCGCGTGCAGACCCTGCTTGCAGGTCGTACGCCGAAGCTGCGCGAAATCCCTCGGCTCGTCTTCGGCCGGGCGTAG
- a CDS encoding peptidoglycan DD-metalloendopeptidase family protein — protein sequence MARQFMQVVDGPLNVRSEPDTAARRLGELATGAIVEVVADKRLEADGFIWVKHRFGWSVERSLEEHAVFMQLAAETLALNDPSVVLLPADEPAPSTQPQYFEVVGGPLAVRAEPSIHAARAGELPQNAVIAVDPASRTLADGFVWWKHAAGWTADSADGGGEVTLKPVAPPAPDEPTVTEEEAESQTIDAVPDPIAVELPALAESTTVRTMQVVRGPVSVRERPDVTSRKLSELPQGVTIEVIPGSRTINGDYVYWQHSGGWSAEGTLDGSQVFMKVVNQSAPPVEVPKPDNPAVVPNENRFLKVVDGPVSIRSYPDPTSQWLGEIANEMVIEVAPGSRTIGGGYAYYRHSRGWSAVGTADGSEVYMIPSDVMMPDVVVTMPDVPVGIFKVVAGPITIRTHPSASSEKIGELPENVTIEVDPKSMTIADEFVWWRHHLGWSVERRVDNRGLFMARVPAMLNPPLPQPGTWPDGTPYRFFEVIDGPITIRKDPDVAAERTGTLFNGEQIVIEPASRQARGGMVWWKHPQGWSVERPIGGTRIFMQPLKALTRKPSTGGFNPLPIFTRHPLALSDTQWIQYFGNTRFAYNLRMRKLYWYNYCQGLHGGFDYGTNRALPVVAGVQGTVIDVRTDTQVYAPNFCRVRVGPFMVIYGHLADPVQFDPGATVHPDTVLGRIEAGGQNHVHLEVRYRNQIVNPMLLMPDEMRNQILGRWKDYTKHFYSSVAWDQWKTPFDQPILELQQKGREQLIGPHAT from the coding sequence ATGGCACGCCAGTTCATGCAAGTTGTCGACGGTCCGCTCAACGTTCGCAGCGAGCCGGATACCGCAGCCCGCCGCTTGGGCGAGCTGGCGACCGGTGCGATTGTCGAGGTCGTGGCGGATAAGCGCCTCGAAGCGGACGGGTTCATTTGGGTGAAGCACCGCTTCGGCTGGTCGGTCGAGCGCAGCCTCGAAGAACACGCCGTCTTCATGCAGCTTGCTGCCGAGACCCTTGCGCTCAATGACCCCAGCGTCGTGCTGCTCCCCGCCGATGAGCCGGCCCCGTCCACGCAGCCGCAGTATTTCGAGGTCGTCGGCGGGCCGCTGGCGGTCCGGGCCGAGCCGAGCATCCACGCGGCGCGCGCCGGCGAACTGCCGCAAAACGCCGTGATCGCTGTCGATCCGGCAAGCCGCACGTTGGCCGATGGATTCGTGTGGTGGAAGCACGCCGCGGGCTGGACCGCCGACAGCGCCGACGGCGGTGGCGAAGTCACCCTCAAGCCGGTGGCTCCGCCCGCGCCCGACGAACCGACCGTGACCGAAGAAGAAGCCGAGTCGCAGACGATCGACGCGGTGCCCGACCCGATCGCGGTCGAACTGCCTGCGCTGGCCGAGTCGACCACTGTTCGCACCATGCAGGTTGTGCGTGGGCCGGTCTCCGTGCGCGAACGCCCCGACGTCACCAGCCGCAAACTGAGTGAACTGCCGCAAGGCGTCACGATCGAGGTCATCCCCGGTTCGCGCACGATCAACGGCGATTACGTGTACTGGCAGCACAGCGGCGGCTGGAGCGCGGAAGGCACGCTGGACGGCTCGCAGGTGTTTATGAAGGTCGTGAACCAGTCAGCGCCGCCGGTGGAAGTGCCGAAGCCTGACAACCCCGCGGTCGTGCCCAACGAAAACCGCTTCCTGAAGGTCGTTGACGGCCCGGTCAGCATCCGGTCGTACCCCGACCCGACCAGCCAGTGGCTCGGCGAGATAGCCAACGAGATGGTGATCGAGGTCGCGCCGGGATCGCGCACAATCGGCGGCGGTTATGCATATTACCGCCACAGCCGGGGCTGGTCGGCCGTCGGCACCGCAGACGGCAGCGAAGTCTACATGATCCCCAGCGACGTGATGATGCCAGATGTGGTCGTCACGATGCCGGATGTGCCTGTCGGCATCTTCAAGGTCGTCGCCGGTCCGATCACCATCCGTACCCATCCGTCCGCGTCGAGCGAAAAGATCGGCGAACTGCCGGAGAACGTCACCATCGAGGTCGACCCGAAGTCGATGACCATCGCCGACGAGTTCGTGTGGTGGCGCCATCACCTCGGCTGGTCGGTCGAGCGCCGCGTGGACAACCGCGGGCTGTTTATGGCGCGCGTCCCCGCGATGCTCAACCCGCCGCTGCCGCAGCCCGGCACATGGCCGGACGGCACGCCGTATCGCTTCTTCGAGGTTATCGACGGGCCAATTACCATCCGCAAGGATCCCGACGTCGCCGCCGAGCGCACCGGCACGCTGTTCAACGGCGAGCAGATCGTGATCGAGCCGGCGTCGCGGCAGGCGCGTGGCGGTATGGTGTGGTGGAAACACCCGCAGGGCTGGTCGGTCGAGCGCCCGATCGGCGGCACACGCATCTTCATGCAGCCGCTCAAAGCCCTCACGCGCAAGCCGTCCACCGGCGGTTTCAACCCGCTGCCGATCTTCACCCGTCACCCGCTTGCCCTCAGCGATACGCAGTGGATCCAGTACTTCGGCAACACGCGCTTCGCCTACAACCTGCGCATGCGCAAGTTGTACTGGTACAACTACTGTCAGGGACTGCACGGCGGGTTCGATTATGGCACCAACCGCGCGCTGCCAGTCGTCGCCGGCGTGCAGGGCACCGTGATCGACGTGCGTACCGACACGCAGGTATACGCGCCGAACTTCTGCCGTGTGCGCGTCGGTCCATTCATGGTGATCTACGGCCATTTGGCCGATCCGGTCCAGTTCGATCCGGGCGCGACCGTCCATCCGGATACCGTGCTGGGACGGATCGAAGCCGGCGGACAAAACCACGTCCATCTCGAGGTGCGCTACCGCAATCAGATCGTCAATCCGATGCTGCTGATGCCGGACGAAATGCGCAACCAGATCCTTGGACGCTGGAAGGACTACACGAAGCATTTCTACAGCAGTGTCGCGTGGGATCAGTGGAAGACGCCGTTCGATCAGCCGATTCTCGAGCTTCAGCAAAAGGGCCGCGAACAGCTCATCGGTCCGCACGCTACGTAG
- a CDS encoding GAF domain-containing sensor histidine kinase, translating to MASNPSDLENEVKRLRTQVASLRQLLDVTTWLNDTLLSPDPQPERLLSTIMDAAAGLTGCESAAVLLWDENRNELYFASTNSNNPNAPTLIGTVVPMESIAGTIFQTRLPHRVDNVAGDIRHYKDVDKDIGFQTRSLMGVPMIARGRVIGVLEVVNKKRPPFSPRDEQVLMMLAQEAAVAIEVARLLMALSTANRELSEVDRLKDTFISIASHELRTPLGIIIGYATFLKEDASNSETAEYADTVMGSALHLRSILDSMATLRYMTTNIADMNLEPIDLATLRHDLAAEVASMPAAAVHDVKLYEPVDGLAIKADRARLMLALSNVLDNAVRFTPAPGTITIDAKPRSHEVWISVQDTGVGITAENIERVFDEFFQVEDHMTRAHGGLGIGLSVARTVIKLCGGRIWAESQGLGRGSTLTIALPQAT from the coding sequence ATGGCATCCAATCCGAGCGATCTTGAAAATGAAGTGAAACGGCTGCGGACGCAGGTTGCATCGCTGCGTCAGCTGCTGGACGTAACGACATGGCTGAACGACACACTTCTCAGTCCCGATCCACAGCCCGAGCGTCTGCTGTCAACGATCATGGATGCGGCCGCGGGATTGACGGGCTGCGAATCCGCCGCGGTGCTGCTGTGGGATGAAAACCGCAACGAACTGTATTTCGCAAGTACCAACAGCAATAACCCAAATGCACCAACGTTGATCGGAACGGTCGTGCCGATGGAGAGCATCGCCGGAACCATATTCCAGACTCGGCTTCCGCATCGAGTCGACAATGTGGCTGGCGACATCCGGCATTACAAAGATGTCGACAAAGACATCGGGTTTCAAACGCGATCGTTGATGGGCGTCCCGATGATTGCGCGCGGTCGCGTGATCGGCGTGCTGGAAGTTGTCAACAAGAAACGGCCGCCATTCAGCCCGCGCGACGAACAAGTCTTGATGATGTTGGCGCAAGAGGCCGCGGTCGCCATCGAGGTGGCACGTCTGCTGATGGCACTCAGCACCGCCAACCGCGAGCTGTCTGAAGTCGACCGGCTCAAAGACACGTTTATCAGCATCGCAAGCCACGAACTTCGCACCCCGTTAGGTATTATCATTGGTTACGCAACATTTCTAAAAGAAGATGCGTCGAATTCAGAAACGGCCGAATACGCCGATACGGTCATGGGCAGTGCGCTGCATCTGCGGTCGATCCTGGACAGCATGGCGACGCTGCGCTATATGACCACCAACATCGCCGACATGAACCTCGAACCGATCGATCTGGCGACGCTGCGGCATGACCTTGCTGCCGAAGTTGCCTCAATGCCCGCTGCGGCGGTCCATGATGTCAAGCTGTACGAGCCCGTCGACGGCTTAGCGATCAAGGCCGATCGGGCCCGCCTGATGCTGGCGCTGAGCAACGTGCTCGACAACGCGGTGCGGTTCACCCCGGCGCCGGGCACAATCACCATCGACGCCAAGCCGCGCTCGCACGAAGTATGGATCAGCGTGCAAGACACCGGCGTGGGAATCACCGCCGAAAACATCGAGCGTGTGTTCGACGAGTTCTTTCAGGTCGAAGACCACATGACGCGCGCGCACGGCGGGTTGGGCATCGGTCTGAGCGTGGCGCGCACCGTCATCAAACTGTGCGGCGGGCGCATCTGGGCAGAAAGCCAAGGGCTGGGCCGCGGCTCGACACTCACGATCGCGCTGCCGCAGGCCACGTAA